The Rhizobium leguminosarum region GGCCGTATTTCTTGACGATATTGTCGATGCGGATGATGGGCGGAAGCATTCATGTCTCTCCCTGTTGAGACAAGCAATGTCCTAACGATGACGGTCCATCAAAATCATGTCAATTCGTAAAATAATATCATGACAATTATTCTGCGCATGCTCAAACGCAAGGCATCTGCATCAGATCGCAAGCAACAGCTCTTCCGGATTTCCTAGCGCCAACGAGGCGACGATGCCGAGCCCCGTCCGCAGCTCGCTTTCGGTCGTCGAACCAAGCGAGATGCGCACGGCTGGCGTCCAGCCCTGATCGCCGGTGTGGAACGATTTGCCGGGCGCGATCGCCACGCCGCGCAGCCTTGCCTGCGATACGAAGCCGTCTTCCGTATGATTGCCGGAGAGCGGCAGCCAGACGTGCAGGCTTTGCGGATGCGCCCGGTGCGGTAGGCCGGCCAGCATCTCCGCCGCGATCGCGTGCCGGCTCAAAAGGGCACGGCGCTGCCAGTTGACCAGCTCCATCGCCGTGCCGTCGCTGACCCAGCGGGTGGCGATCTCGGCCATGGCAGGCGTCGCCATCCAGTTGGAGACGAGATGCCGGTTGGCGACGGCGGCGACATAGCGGTCGGGCGCGGTGAGATAACCGATCCGCAGGCCGGGAACAGTAATTTTCGTGAAGCTCGTAACGTAGAGCGTCCGCTCCGGCGCAAACGCGGCCATCGGCGGCGCACGACCCTCGACCATCGGGCCGAGAATATCGTTTTCGATGATCGCGATATCATGTTTCGCAGCGACGGTGGCAAGCGCCTGCCTGCGCTCCGCGCTCATCAGCGCCGCCATCGGATTGATCACCGAGGGCTGCAGGAAAATGGCCCGGATCGGTCCCTTTCGGCAGGCTTCGTCCAACGCTTCGGGGATCATGCCCTCCTCGTCGATCGCCAGCCCTTCGAGGTGCAGACCGAGATAGCTGGAGAGCGGAACCAGCGTATGATGGCTGATCGCTTCGGTCGCAACCGTCGAGCCGGGCGGGGCGACGCTCATCAGCGCCACCGTCATGCCCGATGTCGCACCGTTCGTCACGCTGACGTTCAGCGGCGATACCTCCAGCCCGCAGCGCGCCAGCCATTCCGTGGCGACCGCGCGATGGCGCGGAAATACCATGTTCGGCCTGAACGAAAGCGCCGAGCTGGAAGGCAGGTTTTCCGAAAGCCAGCCGAAGGCCTGCCGCAGCCTTTCCAAATGGATCTGCTCGCAGACCGGTTTCAGGATCGAAAGATCGATTACCTCGCCCAGCCGTTCCGGCAGATAGGGCGGTTCCGGCTCGCGCGGCCTGGTCTGGACGAAGCTGCCGCGTCCGATCTCGCCGGAGATCAGCCCCCGGCGGATCAACTCGTCATAGGCGCGGCTGACCGTCTGCACGGAAAGATGCAGATCATCCGCCATCTTGCGGTGCGGCGGCAATTGTGTGCCGTCGGAGAGCTTGCCGTCCGTGATCGCGCTTGCGATCTGTTCCGCAAGCGAGAGATAGGCCGGCCGGCGAAGTTGCGAGGGATCGGGGCGCCACTTTGTCATGATTTCAACACTGCTGAAAATCAGTTCAATTGACAATGCCAAAATGCGCTCCCATTGTCTTTTCGCTGCGTTTGAAATGATTTCTTTCTAAAGAAAGCACCATGAAGCTCGACGCCATCGACCTGCGCATTCTCGACGCCGTCCAGCGCGACGGCCGCATCACCAAACTGGCGCTGGCCGAAAAGGCCGGGCTGTCGCCGACGCCGTGCTGGATGCGGCTGCGCAAGCTCGAAAAGGCGGGCGTCATCACCGGCTATCACGCGCGCATCGCGCCGCGGCGGATCGCACCGGTCGCCAGCGTGATGATGGAAGTGACGCTCGCCAACCATCGCCAGGCGGATTTCGAACGCTTCGAGCGGGCCATCAGCGCAATCCCGGAGATCGTCGCCTGCTGGTCGGTCGGCGGCGGCGTCGATTACATCCTGAAAATCATCGCGCCCGATATCGATGCCTATCAGCGGCTGGTCGACGGGCTTCTCGATCGCGAACTCGGCATCGACCGCTACTTCACCTACATCGTCACCAAGACGGTGAAGGAGGACACCGTCCTTCCGGTCTCTTCCTTCACTGCCGCCGGTGAAGAACAGACCTGAAGACCAGACCACATCGTAGACAATCTCTCTGCCAGGCCGCCGCCCTTTAGACCATCTCTCTCTTTTCGCATCCGCCAACAGACAATCTCTCGCCCGCTCCCGTGGAAGACTTGCGTCAACCGCCACGAGGAGACTGGACATGACCGCCGTTTTTGCCCGCCCCGCCTATCATGACGCGCTGTCGCGGCTCGCCGACCGTCATCTCCTGCGCGATCTGGCCTATGTCGGCGGCCGGTGGATTGCCGGCAAAACAGGGAAAAGTTTCGAGGTCACCGATCCCGCTTCTTCGGCGACGCTGGCCTGGGTTGCAAGCCTTGGCGCCGATGAGACGGCAGTGGCGATCGATGCTGCGTCGGAGGCTTTCGCCGGCTGGCGCGCAATGCTGCCGCAGGGCCGTGCGGCGATCCTGCGCAAATGGTTTGAGCTGATGCTTGCGGCCAAGGAGGATCTGGCGCTGATCATGACGCTCGAACAGGGTAAGCCGATCGCGGAATCGCGTGGCGAGATCGATTACGCCGCCTCGTTCGTCGAATGGTATGCCGAGGAAGGCAAGCGGCTGAACGCCGAAAGCGTGACCAGCCATCTGCCCGGCGCGGAAATGATCGTCAGGCGCGAGGCGCTCGGCGTCGCCGGCATCGTCACGCCCTGGAATTTCCCCTCTGCCATGCTCACCCGAAAGGCTGCCGCAGCGCTGGCCGCCGGCTGCACGGTCGTCGCCCACCCCTCCTCCGAGACGCCGCTTTCGGCACTGGCCCTTGCCGAGCTCGGCGAGCGTGCCGGCATTCCCGCCGGCGTCTTCAACGTTGTCACCGGCAATGCCGCAACGATCGTCGGACGGATGTGCTCCGACTCTCACGTGCGCGCCATGAGCTTTACCGGCTCCACCGGGATCGGACGGCTGATCGCCGCCCAATGCGCGCCGACCCTGAAGCGGCTGGTGATGGAACTCGGCGGCCACGCTCCGCTGATCATCTTCGACGACGCCGATATCGAAAAGGCGGTCGAGATCGCCGTCAACGCCAAATTTGCAACCTCCGGCCAGGACTGCCTTGCCACCAACCGGATCTTCGTCCAGCGGCGGATCGCCGATGGCTTTGCCAAGGCCTTCGCAGACCGCATTGCCGAACTGAAAGTTGGTCCGGGGCTCGAGGATGGCGCCGAGATCGGACCGCTGATGCATGAACGCGCCGTCGCCAAGGTCGAGGGACAGGTCGCCGACGCGCTGGCGCATGGCGCACGGCTCGTCACCGGCGGCAGGCGCCACAAGGCCGGCCGGCTTTTCTATGAGCCGACGTTGCTGACCGATGTGCCGGCGGATGCGCTGATCATGCGCGAGGAGACTTTCGGGCCAGTGGCGGCGGTTACCACCTTCGACACGGAAGAAGAGGTCGTCGCCCGCGCCAACGATACCGAATATGGTCTTGTCGCCTATATCGTCACGGAGAACGGCGCCCGCCAGATGCGGCTCGGCCGCGCGCTGGAATACGGCATGGTCGCCGTCAACCGCGTAAAAATCACCGGCGCTCCCATTCCCTTCGGCGGTTGGAAGCAGTCCGGCCTCGGCCGCGAGGGTTCACGCCATGGGCTCGAGGCCTTCACCGAACTCAAATATCTCTGCATCGACACGGCCGCCTGACCCCATTTCAAGTGAGCCCCCATTTTCAAGAAAGAGGCTACGACATGCTCGATAGAAGTAACGAACTCACCGCCTGGGACCGCGATCACTTCTTCCATCCCTCGACCCATATGGGTGGGCATGCCCGCGGCGAGACGCCGACCCGTGTCGTCGCCGGCGGCGAAGGCGTCTACATCACCGACACGACAGGCCGCAAAAGCCTCGACGCCTTTGCCGGCCTCTATTGCGTCAATGTCGGCTACGGTCGCCAGAAGATCGCCGACGCGATCGCCGCACAGGCAAAGAACCTCGCCTATTACCATGCCTATGTCGGACACGGCACGGAAGCCTCGATTACGCTTTCGAAGATGATCATCGACCGCGCCCCCGCCGGCATGAGCCGCGTCTATTTCGGTCTCTCCGGCTCGGACGCCAACGAGACCAACATCAAACTCATCTGGTACTACAACAACATCCTCGGCCGTCCGGAAAAGAAGAAGATCATCTCACGCTGGCGCGGTTATCACGGCTCCGGCGTCATGACCGGCAGCCTCACCGGCCTGGCGCTCTTTCACAACGCTTTCGATCTGCCGCGGGCGCCGGTGCTGCACACCGAAGCACCCTATTATTTCCGCCGCCCCGACCGGTCGATGAGTGAGGAGCAGTTCTCGCAACATTGCGCCGACAAGCTCGAGGAAATGATCATCGCCGAAGGCCCGGAAACGATCGCCGCCTTCATCGGCGAACCCATTCTCGGCACCGGCGGCATCGTGCCGCCGCCGAAAAGCTACTGGCAGAAGATCCAGGCCGTGCTCGACAAATATGACATCCTGCTCATCGCCGATGAAGTCGTCACCGGTTTCGGCCGCCTCGGCACGATGTTCGGCTCGGATCATTACGGCATGAAGCCGGACCTGATCACCATCGCCAAGGGCCTGACCTCGGCCTATGCTCCCCTTTCCGGCACAATCGTTTCGAACAAGATGTGGCAAGTCCTGGTGCAGGGTTCCGATCAGTTGGGAGCGATCGGTCACGGCTGGACCTATTCCGCTCACCCGATCTGTGCTGCCGCAGGCATCGCCAATCTCGAACTGATCGATGAACTCGGCATTGTCGAGAATGCCGGCACGACCGGCGCCTATTTCCGCTCGGAACTCGCAAAGGCCGTCGGCGGCCACCGCAACGTCGGCGAAGTCCGCGGCGACGGACTGATGGCGGCCGTCGAATTCGTCGAGGACAAGGACGACCGCACGTTCTTCGATGCCGGCCGCAAGATCGGTCCGCAGGTTGCTTCCGCCCTCCTCGAACGCGGCGTCATCGGCCGCGCCATGCCGCAGGGCGACATCCTCGGCTTCGCCCCGCCGCTCTGCCTGACACGCGAGGAGGCCGATATCGTGGTCAAGGCCGCGGCGGATGCGATCGAAACCGTCTTCAAGAACATCTGAGGGAGAAGAGCGGTATGACGATCCCGGAAACGATGGCGGCCGTATTGCTCACCGGCCATGGCGGTCTGGACAAGCTCGTCTATGACAGGCACGTGCCCGTCCCGAGACCCGCGGACGGCGAGGTTCTGATCCGCGTCACGGCCTGCGGCATGAACAATACCGACGTCTGGGTACGCCAGGGCGCCTACGGCACCGAGGATGATCCGTCCGCCGTCTCCACATGGCGCAGGCAAGGCAATACGCTGACATTCCCGCGCATTCAGGGCACCGATACGGTCGGCCATATCGTCGGCGTCGGCGCTGGCGTTAATCCGGCGCGCATCGGCGAACGCGTCATGGTCGACTTCTCGATGTATAACCGCGACGACGACAGCCTCGCCGACATCGATTATATGGGCCATGGCCGCGACGGCGGTTATGCCGAATACATGGCACTGCCGGCCGAGAACGCCCATGTCGTCGCAACCGATCTGACCGACGTCGAACTCGCCACCTTCTGCTGCGCCTATCTGACCGGCGAGCGCATGCTGGAACGGGCAAGGCTTGTTGCCGGCGAACGCGTTCTGGTGACCGGCGCCTCGGGCGGCGTCGGCTCGGCGATCATTCAGCTCGCGCGGGCCCGCGGCGCCATCCCGATCGCGGTCGCAGGTCCCGGCAAGGAAGCGGCGATGCTCGATATCGGCGCCGAGGCGGTGGTGACCCGCGGCAAGGGCGATCTCGTCGAAGCCGTCCATGCCGCCAGCCGTGGCCAGCCGATCGATGTCGTCGCCGATCTCGTCGGCGGGCCGCTGTTCAACGACCTCCTGAAGATCCTGCGCCCCGAAGGCCGCTACACGACAGCCGGCGCCATCGCCGGCCCGGTCGTCCAGCTCGATTTGCGGACCATGTATCTGAAGCAGCTCGAGCTGCACGGCTCGAGCCAGGGAAGCCGCGCCGACTTCCGCCGGATCGTCGGCTACATCGAAAGCCGGAAGATCCGGCCTCTCGTCGGCGGCGTCTATCCGCTATCGGAATTCCACCGCGCGCAGACCGATTTCATGGCGAAGAACTTCGTCGGCAAATTGGTCGTGGTTCCCGACGACAGATGATCCTTGCTTTGCGAGCGAACCTTATCGGGTTTGCAGCGTTTCACGGCCATGGAAACTCATGATGGCACCGGGCTTTCGCTGCGTCCGACTATTTCGCAGCAATGCGACGACATCCTTCCCGCGCCCTCACTCGAGGAGGCGGAACGGTCGTTCGCGCCAAAAGGTCGCTGATGCCAGCCTCCGCCAGCACGAAACACCTGACGTCCATTGAACTCGGCAGAATTCGGCGCGCCGTCGGCATAGCGCGTCTGATGGATACCGCGGTCAGATTGCCTGTCATCGGCGTGCGGATCGGTGCAGACTCGATTCTCGGCCTTATCCCGGCCGTCGGCGACATTGCCGCATCCCTCATCGGTCTTTTCATCATCGATGAGGCAAGACGCCTCGGCATTCCCACCCACAAGCTCGCACGCATGGCCGTCAATCTCGGGATCGACGCCGCCGGCGGAACCGTTCCGCTGCTTGGCGATATCTTCGACGTCTATTTCAAATCTCATCGCCGAAACGTCGGCATCATTCTCGACCACTTTGGGATCAGCGAAGATGAGTTGAACCGGCGCATCTGACCAAGCCGACGTCCCTTTGCAACTCCCCTGTCGAGGAATTTGTATGAGGCCGTCGGCACCGGTTCCAACGAGGCCGCGTAACCGGTGCCCTCGCCTTAAAACGACGAGCACCTGCAGAGGTGGCACTGAACCGGAGCGCCTGCGCTTAAAGTTCAGTCAGAGCACCGGCCGTCTTCACTGCGTGGTCAAGAACGAATTGCAGCTTGGCCGCGTGGCCGAAACCAGGCTCATCCAGCTGCCCCTTTTGCACGGCATTTGCAAATCGCTGGAAATTGGTGATAACCGGTTCGACCTCGATCTTACGCCAGATTGCCTTGTCGGCATCGGGACCTTCGCAGGCCCTGAGCGTCGAACCTTCAGGTGTATGCACCACCTCCAGCGCGCCCTTGTCTCCATGCAGGCGCAGGCGCAATTCGTTCAGATGGCCAGTCGCCCAGCGCGTTGCGTGGATGACGCCAGCGGCACCATTTTCGAGTTCAGCCATCATCAAGAAACTGTCATTTGCATCGAGATCATACTCGCCGATCCGATTTCCGGGGCTCTTGTCGAACACCTTAAGATGCGATGCGGCCGCCTTGACGTCACTTCCGGCGGCAAAAACCGCGAAGTCGAGAATATGGATACCGACATCGCCCAGCACGCCATTGGAGCCGTGCTTTGTCGACAGCCGCCAAAGCCATTGCGATTCCTTGGTCCAGTCGCCCCACGCCTTTGAGACCAGCCAGCTCTGGAGATAGGACGCTTCGAAGTGGCGGATCGCGCCGAGGCGTCCGTCCAGCACCATCTTACGCGCTGCTTGCAGCGGCGCTACATTACGATAGGTAAGGTTTACCATCGTGACCCTGCCGGACGCAGCGGCAGCGTCGGCCATCTCTTTGGCTTCGCGGTAGTTAACCGCAAGCGGCTTCTCGCAGAGGACATGCTTGTCGGCGCCGAGTATCTTCATTGTCGTGGAATAATGCGCGCGATCCGGCGTGACATTGGTCACGGCGTCAAACTCTCCCCAGGCAAGAGCGTCATCAAGCGACGTGAAGGTAAGTGGGATACCATGCCTGAGCGCGAAGGCCCGCAGCCGGACCTCGTCCGTATCGACAGCAGCAACAATTTTTACGTCGGCGATTTCGGAAAAATTCATGGCATGGGTGTTTGCCCATCCTCCGGTTCCGAGAATGATCAAGCGCATTTTTGTCCTCATGGTCGTTTATCGAACTGTTAGCAGCAAAAATCGATCGTCTTTCACAAGCGCCAGACACCCTTGCCGATAGCCCGTCTGTCATGGTCTCCACGCCCAAGGAAGATGTTTCAATTCCTCAGCGGTAACCGGCTTCGCCGGCCTGGTGCAGTCTCGGGCCACGTTCGACGATCGGCTCCAGTGCCTTTTCTACCCGCACATTTGGAGCGTCGGTGATACCAGTCAACGATCCCTCAGGCTTATAGGCCCACTTCACGCCGTTGATCAGCACCTTCTGGACATTGACGTCGTGATAGGTCGGATAGGTCTCGTGGCCGGGGCGGAAATAGAAGATGTTGCCGGCGCCGCGGCGCCAGGTCAGGCCCGAGCGGAACACTTCGCCGCCTTGGAACCAGGAGATGAACACCGTTTCGAGCGGTTCCGGCACCGAAAACTGCTCGCCGTACATTTCCTCGTTCTCAAGCTCGAAATGCTCGCCGATGCCGGCAGCGATCGGATGGCGCTGGTTGATCGTCCACAGACGCTCGCGCTCACCCGCCTCGCGCCATTTCAGCGCGCAGGGCGTGCCCATCAGCCGCTTGAAGATCTTGGAGAAATGGCCGGAATGCAGCACCAGCAGGCCCATGCCTTCCCAGACGCGCTTGGCGACACGCTCGACGACGGCATCGGAGACCGCGCCGTGATCCTTGTGGCCCCACCAGGTCAAGACGTCGGTCTCAGTAAGGCGGGCTTCGCTGAGGCCGTGTTCCGGCTCCTGCAGCGTCGCTGTCGTCGCCGAGATACTTGGATCGGTGTTCAGCGCATTGGCGATCGTCGTGTGCATGCCCTCGGGATAGATCCCCCGGACGATCTCATTGGTATTCTCGTGGATGTTCTCACCCCACACAACGGTGCGAATGGTCACGTCGTTCTCTCCTTTTAGTTAAAAATGGATCGAGCCTTGGGAGAAACATCGACCCTGGGAAAATCAGGCAGCCCGCATGGATGCTCGCTCAAGCGCCCGGCCCGACCGGTCGAAACGGTGAACGTGGCCGGCAAGCGGCACAAGGCCAAGTGTTTGGCCGGGCGCGTGGCGGGAGACACCGGCTTCCCGCACGACGAACGGCTCATCCGCTCCGATATCCAGATAGACGAAGCTATCGGCGCCGAGGATTTCTGAATGGATGACCGTGCCGCTCCAAACGGGCGACTCGGGCATGATGCGAACATGTTCTGCGCGCACGCCAATCGTATGGCTATCATAGGGTTGCGCCAGCCCGCCCGAGAGGAAATTCATTTTCGGCGAACCGATGAAGCCGGCAACGAAGACCGAATTGGGGCTTTCGTAAAGTTCCAGCGGCGTGCCGATCTGCTCGACGACGCCGTCCCTCAACACGCAGATCCGATCGGCGAGTGTCATGGCCTCGACCTGGTCATGGGTCACATAGATCATCGTCGTGTTGTGCATGCTGCGATGAAGCTTCGCGATTTCCAGCCTCGTCGCGACGCGAAGCGCCGCATCGAGGTTGGACAGCGGCTCGTCGAAGAGAAAGACCTTGGGATCGCGTACGATCGCCCGGCCGATTGCGACGCGCTGACGCTGGCCGCCGGAAAGCTGTCGCGGTAAGCGGTCTAAGTAGGGTGAGAGCTGCAGCATACCGGCGGCCTGTTCAACGCGCCGGCGGCATTCGTCTCTGGTGCTCCCGGAAAGTTTCATGCCGAAAGCCATGTTGTCGAAGACCGTCATATGCGGGTAGAGCGCGTAGGACTGGAACACCATGGCGATCCCTCTCTTCGACGGCGCGTGCTGGTGCACCGTCTTGTTGTCGAAGGAGAGGGTTCCCGACGTGATGTCCTCGAGCCCGGAGATAAGCCGCAGCAGCGTGGACTTGCCGCATCCCGACGGCCCCACGAACACCATGAACTCGCCCCGGCGGATGTCCATCGTCACGCCTTTGATCACCTCGAAAGCGCCGAAGCTCTTGCGGATATTCTCCAGTCGGATTTCTGCCATGTCCTACTCCCTCAACCCTTGACGCCGCCGGCGGTCAGTCCCGAAATGATCCGGCGCTGAAATATCAAAACAAGCACGACGACCGGTACGGTGACGATTACTGAAGCCGCCATGATGTTGCCCCACGGGATCTCAAATGCGCTGTTGCCCGAAAGCAGGGCGATCGCAACCGGGACGGTTCGCTGCGTATCCGACGATGTGAATGTCAGCGCGAAAAGAAACTCGTTCCAGGCGGTGATAAAGGCGAGCAGTCCGGTTGTTACCAGCGCCGGCCACATCAACGGCATGAACACCTGGGTGATGATGACCCATGGTGAGGCGCCGTCGACGATTGCCGCCTCCTCGATCTCGATCGGCAATTCCCGCATGAAGGTCGTCAGCACCCAGACGGTGAAGGGGAGCGTGAAGATCATGTAGGAAAAGATCAGCGCGAACGGCGTGTTGAAGATGCCGATCCAGCGGATGAGTTCGAAGAGGCCCGCAAGAACGGCAATCTGCGGAAACATCGACACCGAGAGGATGGTCAACATCAACAGTGCCCGCCCGCGGAAGTGCACCCGGGCTAAAGCGAAGGAAGCGGTGATCGAAAGTAGCAGCGATGCTGAAACCACGACGCAGGCGATCATAGCGGAATTCGCCAGACTGCGGACGAAACCGCCCTGGCCCATCACGGAAGTGTAGTTGCCGAAGGAGATCGAGGTCGGCCAATAATCGACTTTGAAAAGGGCCGTGCCGGTCTTCAGGCTCGTGAGGATTGCATAGTAGAACGGAAATACCGCAATGATGACGATGATTGTGACGAGCAGGTAGAAGAGCGTATTCTTGGCGATCGAAATCAGCATCAACGTTCCTCCCCGCCGAGCTTGACGCAACCGAGCCAGATATAAAGGACGGTTACGGAGGCAATGATGAGAAAAAGCACCGTTGACGCGGTGGCGCCGTAGGCGAACTTGTCGAAGTCGAACAGGTTCTCGCGCGCCATGACCGACATGGTCTTCGTCTGCGCATTGTTGGGCGTCAGTACATAGATCAGGTCGAAGATGCGCATCGCATCCAGCATCCGGAAGATCACGGCAACCATGATAGCCGGTCGGATCAGCGGCAGCGTCAGACGCCAGAAAACCTTGACCGGATTGACGCCATCGATCTTGGCAGCCTCATAGATGTCTCCCGGAACCATCTGTAGTCCCGCAAGAATCAGAAGCGCCATGAAGGGCGTCGTCTTCCAGACATCGACGATCAGCACGGCGATCATCGCCGTTTCCAGATTAGCGGTCCAGGCAATCTTCTCGCTGATAAGACCGAAGCCGAGCAGAATATCGTTTAGAATGCCGAACTGATCATTGAGCATCCAGGCCCACATCTTTGCTGAGACGATTGTTGGGATCGCCCAAGGAATGAGGATTGCGGCCCGTACGATCCCACGCCCGACGAACCGTGCGTTCAGCACCAAGGCGACGATCAGCCCGAGTACGGTCTCGATTACCACCGAAAGGACGGTAAACTTGGCGGTGTTCCAGACGGCATTCCACCAGACCGGATCGGCAAGCAGCCCGCGATAGACGGTCCTTCCGCTCTTCAGCGTCATCCAAGACAAATAATTGTCAAAGCCGACGAACTGCGCATTGCCAAGGTCGTTCAGCGACGCATTCGTAAAACTGAAATAGATCGTTC contains the following coding sequences:
- a CDS encoding PLP-dependent aminotransferase family protein, which translates into the protein MTKWRPDPSQLRRPAYLSLAEQIASAITDGKLSDGTQLPPHRKMADDLHLSVQTVSRAYDELIRRGLISGEIGRGSFVQTRPREPEPPYLPERLGEVIDLSILKPVCEQIHLERLRQAFGWLSENLPSSSALSFRPNMVFPRHRAVATEWLARCGLEVSPLNVSVTNGATSGMTVALMSVAPPGSTVATEAISHHTLVPLSSYLGLHLEGLAIDEEGMIPEALDEACRKGPIRAIFLQPSVINPMAALMSAERRQALATVAAKHDIAIIENDILGPMVEGRAPPMAAFAPERTLYVTSFTKITVPGLRIGYLTAPDRYVAAVANRHLVSNWMATPAMAEIATRWVSDGTAMELVNWQRRALLSRHAIAAEMLAGLPHRAHPQSLHVWLPLSGNHTEDGFVSQARLRGVAIAPGKSFHTGDQGWTPAVRISLGSTTESELRTGLGIVASLALGNPEELLLAI
- a CDS encoding Lrp/AsnC family transcriptional regulator, whose product is MKLDAIDLRILDAVQRDGRITKLALAEKAGLSPTPCWMRLRKLEKAGVITGYHARIAPRRIAPVASVMMEVTLANHRQADFERFERAISAIPEIVACWSVGGGVDYILKIIAPDIDAYQRLVDGLLDRELGIDRYFTYIVTKTVKEDTVLPVSSFTAAGEEQT
- a CDS encoding NAD-dependent succinate-semialdehyde dehydrogenase: MTAVFARPAYHDALSRLADRHLLRDLAYVGGRWIAGKTGKSFEVTDPASSATLAWVASLGADETAVAIDAASEAFAGWRAMLPQGRAAILRKWFELMLAAKEDLALIMTLEQGKPIAESRGEIDYAASFVEWYAEEGKRLNAESVTSHLPGAEMIVRREALGVAGIVTPWNFPSAMLTRKAAAALAAGCTVVAHPSSETPLSALALAELGERAGIPAGVFNVVTGNAATIVGRMCSDSHVRAMSFTGSTGIGRLIAAQCAPTLKRLVMELGGHAPLIIFDDADIEKAVEIAVNAKFATSGQDCLATNRIFVQRRIADGFAKAFADRIAELKVGPGLEDGAEIGPLMHERAVAKVEGQVADALAHGARLVTGGRRHKAGRLFYEPTLLTDVPADALIMREETFGPVAAVTTFDTEEEVVARANDTEYGLVAYIVTENGARQMRLGRALEYGMVAVNRVKITGAPIPFGGWKQSGLGREGSRHGLEAFTELKYLCIDTAA
- a CDS encoding aspartate aminotransferase family protein, producing MLDRSNELTAWDRDHFFHPSTHMGGHARGETPTRVVAGGEGVYITDTTGRKSLDAFAGLYCVNVGYGRQKIADAIAAQAKNLAYYHAYVGHGTEASITLSKMIIDRAPAGMSRVYFGLSGSDANETNIKLIWYYNNILGRPEKKKIISRWRGYHGSGVMTGSLTGLALFHNAFDLPRAPVLHTEAPYYFRRPDRSMSEEQFSQHCADKLEEMIIAEGPETIAAFIGEPILGTGGIVPPPKSYWQKIQAVLDKYDILLIADEVVTGFGRLGTMFGSDHYGMKPDLITIAKGLTSAYAPLSGTIVSNKMWQVLVQGSDQLGAIGHGWTYSAHPICAAAGIANLELIDELGIVENAGTTGAYFRSELAKAVGGHRNVGEVRGDGLMAAVEFVEDKDDRTFFDAGRKIGPQVASALLERGVIGRAMPQGDILGFAPPLCLTREEADIVVKAAADAIETVFKNI
- a CDS encoding alcohol dehydrogenase family protein, whose translation is MTIPETMAAVLLTGHGGLDKLVYDRHVPVPRPADGEVLIRVTACGMNNTDVWVRQGAYGTEDDPSAVSTWRRQGNTLTFPRIQGTDTVGHIVGVGAGVNPARIGERVMVDFSMYNRDDDSLADIDYMGHGRDGGYAEYMALPAENAHVVATDLTDVELATFCCAYLTGERMLERARLVAGERVLVTGASGGVGSAIIQLARARGAIPIAVAGPGKEAAMLDIGAEAVVTRGKGDLVEAVHAASRGQPIDVVADLVGGPLFNDLLKILRPEGRYTTAGAIAGPVVQLDLRTMYLKQLELHGSSQGSRADFRRIVGYIESRKIRPLVGGVYPLSEFHRAQTDFMAKNFVGKLVVVPDDR
- a CDS encoding DUF4112 domain-containing protein, with the translated sequence MPASASTKHLTSIELGRIRRAVGIARLMDTAVRLPVIGVRIGADSILGLIPAVGDIAASLIGLFIIDEARRLGIPTHKLARMAVNLGIDAAGGTVPLLGDIFDVYFKSHRRNVGIILDHFGISEDELNRRI
- a CDS encoding Gfo/Idh/MocA family protein yields the protein MRLIILGTGGWANTHAMNFSEIADVKIVAAVDTDEVRLRAFALRHGIPLTFTSLDDALAWGEFDAVTNVTPDRAHYSTTMKILGADKHVLCEKPLAVNYREAKEMADAAAASGRVTMVNLTYRNVAPLQAARKMVLDGRLGAIRHFEASYLQSWLVSKAWGDWTKESQWLWRLSTKHGSNGVLGDVGIHILDFAVFAAGSDVKAAASHLKVFDKSPGNRIGEYDLDANDSFLMMAELENGAAGVIHATRWATGHLNELRLRLHGDKGALEVVHTPEGSTLRACEGPDADKAIWRKIEVEPVITNFQRFANAVQKGQLDEPGFGHAAKLQFVLDHAVKTAGALTEL
- a CDS encoding ThuA domain-containing protein, with protein sequence MTIRTVVWGENIHENTNEIVRGIYPEGMHTTIANALNTDPSISATTATLQEPEHGLSEARLTETDVLTWWGHKDHGAVSDAVVERVAKRVWEGMGLLVLHSGHFSKIFKRLMGTPCALKWREAGERERLWTINQRHPIAAGIGEHFELENEEMYGEQFSVPEPLETVFISWFQGGEVFRSGLTWRRGAGNIFYFRPGHETYPTYHDVNVQKVLINGVKWAYKPEGSLTGITDAPNVRVEKALEPIVERGPRLHQAGEAGYR
- a CDS encoding ABC transporter ATP-binding protein encodes the protein MAEIRLENIRKSFGAFEVIKGVTMDIRRGEFMVFVGPSGCGKSTLLRLISGLEDITSGTLSFDNKTVHQHAPSKRGIAMVFQSYALYPHMTVFDNMAFGMKLSGSTRDECRRRVEQAAGMLQLSPYLDRLPRQLSGGQRQRVAIGRAIVRDPKVFLFDEPLSNLDAALRVATRLEIAKLHRSMHNTTMIYVTHDQVEAMTLADRICVLRDGVVEQIGTPLELYESPNSVFVAGFIGSPKMNFLSGGLAQPYDSHTIGVRAEHVRIMPESPVWSGTVIHSEILGADSFVYLDIGADEPFVVREAGVSRHAPGQTLGLVPLAGHVHRFDRSGRALERASMRAA
- a CDS encoding carbohydrate ABC transporter permease, with product MLISIAKNTLFYLLVTIIVIIAVFPFYYAILTSLKTGTALFKVDYWPTSISFGNYTSVMGQGGFVRSLANSAMIACVVVSASLLLSITASFALARVHFRGRALLMLTILSVSMFPQIAVLAGLFELIRWIGIFNTPFALIFSYMIFTLPFTVWVLTTFMRELPIEIEEAAIVDGASPWVIITQVFMPLMWPALVTTGLLAFITAWNEFLFALTFTSSDTQRTVPVAIALLSGNSAFEIPWGNIMAASVIVTVPVVVLVLIFQRRIISGLTAGGVKG